One segment of Anomalospiza imberbis isolate Cuckoo-Finch-1a 21T00152 chromosome 2, ASM3175350v1, whole genome shotgun sequence DNA contains the following:
- the KCTD4 gene encoding BTB/POZ domain-containing protein KCTD4, translating to MERKASRRENECEEKNSNSESSELDKDYKTSLITLNVGGYLYITQKQTLTKYSDSFLEGIINGRIMCPFDADGHYFIDRDGLLFRHILNFLRNGELLLPEGFRENQLLAQEAEFFQLKVLSEAVKSRWEKEQLASRETTFLEITDSHDRSQGLRIFCNAPEFIAKIKSRIVLVSKSRLDGFPEEFSVSSNIIQFKYFIKSENGTRLVLKEDNTFVCTLETLKFEAIMTALKCGFRLLTSLDCSRGSIVHSDALHFIK from the coding sequence ATGGAGAGAAAAGCAAGCAGGAGAGAAAATGAATGcgaagaaaaaaacagcaactCTGAAAGCTCCGAGCTAGACAAGGACTATAAAACATCTCTGATTACTCTGAATGTCGGTGGTTATCTATATATCACACAAAAACAGACATTAACCAAGTATTCAGATTCTTTTCTGGAGGGGATCATAAATGGAAGAATAATGTGCCCATTTGATGCAGATGGTCATTACTTCATAGACAGAGATGGACTCCTTTTCAGACACATCCTCAACTTCCTACGGAACGGAGAACTTCTTCTACCAGAGGGGTTTCGAGAAAATCAACTTTTGGCACAAGAAGCCGAATTCTTCCAGCTTAAGGTACTCTCAGAGGCAGTGAAATCAAGGTGGGAGAAGGAACAGCTAGCATCCCGAGAGACTACTTTTCTGGAAATAACTGACAGCCACGACCGTTCACAAGGACTTAGAATCTTTTGTAATGCTCCTGAATtcattgcaaaaataaaatccagaatTGTACTGGTGTCCAAAAGCAGGCTGGATGGATTTCCAGAGGAGTTTTCAGTATCTTCAAATATTATTCAATTCAAGTACTTCATAAAGTCTGAAAACGGTACCCGACTGGTACTGAAGGAGGACAACACCTTTGTCTGCACCCTGGAAACTCTTAAATTTGAGGCTATAATGACAGCTTTAAAATGTGGATTTAGACTGCTGACCAGTCTGGACTGTTCAAGAGGGTCGATTGTTCACAGTGATGCCCTGCATTTTATCAAGTAA